In Neorhizobium sp. NCHU2750, a single genomic region encodes these proteins:
- a CDS encoding rhodanese-related sulfurtransferase, translated as MTDNQITSRPAPAEAAANGALVAALYHFARFERFEAFRAPLQAFCDDNGIKGTLLIAREGINGTVAGTDDAIARLIAFLHAQPEFTRLEHKESRASKMPFLRMKVKLKKEIVTMGVENIDPNRIVGTYVDPKDWNALISDPETILIDTRNDYETAIGIFKGAVDPNTKTFREFPDWVKNNTGLHNKPKIAMYCTGGIRCEKATAFMKEQGFDEVYHLKGGILKYLEEVPQEESLWEGACFVFDERVSVEHGLKEGNHKLCHACRNPITAEEVTSPKYEEGVSCSNCYDSRTEEDRLRYRQRQHQIALAKKRGLRHIGS; from the coding sequence ATGACAGACAATCAGATCACATCGCGGCCGGCACCGGCCGAGGCGGCAGCCAATGGCGCCCTGGTGGCGGCACTTTACCACTTCGCCCGCTTCGAGCGGTTCGAAGCCTTTCGCGCCCCGTTGCAGGCCTTCTGCGATGACAATGGCATCAAGGGCACGCTGCTGATCGCCCGCGAAGGGATCAACGGCACCGTCGCCGGCACCGATGATGCGATCGCACGCCTCATCGCCTTCCTGCATGCCCAGCCGGAGTTTACCAGGCTGGAGCACAAGGAAAGCCGTGCATCGAAAATGCCCTTCCTGCGCATGAAGGTGAAGCTGAAGAAAGAGATCGTTACGATGGGTGTCGAAAATATCGATCCCAATCGCATCGTCGGCACCTATGTCGACCCGAAGGACTGGAACGCGCTGATCTCGGATCCGGAAACCATCCTGATCGACACGCGCAACGACTACGAGACGGCGATCGGCATCTTCAAGGGCGCGGTCGACCCGAACACGAAGACCTTCCGCGAGTTTCCGGACTGGGTGAAGAACAATACCGGCCTGCACAACAAGCCGAAGATCGCCATGTACTGCACCGGCGGCATCCGCTGCGAGAAGGCGACCGCCTTCATGAAGGAACAGGGCTTCGACGAAGTCTATCATCTGAAGGGCGGCATCCTCAAATATCTCGAGGAAGTGCCGCAGGAAGAGAGCCTGTGGGAAGGCGCCTGCTTCGTCTTCGACGAACGCGTCTCGGTCGAGCACGGCCTGAAGGAAGGCAATCACAAGCTCTGCCACGCCTGCCGCAACCCGATCACCGCCGAAGAGGTCACCTCGCCGAAATACGAGGAAGGCGTCTCCTGCTCCAACTGCTACGACAGCCGTACCGAGGAGGACCGTCTGCGCTATCGCCAGAGGCAGCACCAGATCGCCCTCGCCAAGAAGCGTGGCCTCAGGCATATCGGCAGCTGA
- a CDS encoding tellurite resistance TerB family protein: protein MFDAKKLLDQFLGAQAGGRSTGSGPSKDWAGQITDIARNNPLKTAGIAAAILGTKTGRKFAGNAVTIGGIAAVAGLGYLAYRNYQSGQSPQAAPQPDAMAREPIALPPPDSAFSLQSPQLSNDFALTLVKAMIAAARADGHIDQAERANIMEKIHAVDLGAEAEAFIAEELANPVDLDDLVAAARTEEQRVELYTATRLTIDPDTRAERGYLDLLAGRLNLPDALIDHIDATVSAAKVASPAA, encoded by the coding sequence ATGTTCGATGCGAAGAAACTTCTCGACCAGTTCCTTGGAGCTCAGGCGGGCGGCAGATCCACCGGTAGCGGGCCGTCGAAGGACTGGGCAGGTCAGATCACCGATATCGCACGCAACAATCCCCTGAAGACCGCCGGCATTGCTGCCGCCATCCTGGGCACGAAGACCGGCCGCAAGTTTGCCGGCAATGCGGTCACCATCGGCGGTATCGCAGCGGTGGCGGGTCTCGGTTATCTCGCCTACAGAAATTACCAGTCCGGCCAGTCTCCGCAGGCGGCGCCGCAGCCGGATGCCATGGCGCGTGAACCGATCGCTTTACCGCCGCCGGATAGCGCTTTCAGCCTCCAGTCGCCGCAGCTCTCGAACGATTTTGCGCTGACGCTGGTCAAGGCGATGATTGCTGCTGCCCGGGCAGACGGCCATATCGATCAAGCCGAGCGGGCCAATATCATGGAGAAGATCCATGCGGTCGATCTCGGTGCCGAGGCGGAAGCCTTCATCGCCGAGGAACTCGCCAATCCGGTCGATCTGGACGACCTTGTTGCGGCTGCGCGCACGGAAGAGCAGAGGGTGGAGCTCTATACCGCGACCCGGCTGACGATCGATCCCGATACGCGGGCGGAGCGCGGCTATCTCGATCTGCTTGCCGGTCGTCTCAATCTGCCCGATGCGCTGATCGATCATATCGATGCTACGGTTTCTGCGGCCAAGGTTGCGTCTCCGGCCGCTTAG
- a CDS encoding 2-dehydro-3-deoxy-phosphogluconate aldolase, with translation MVSKTEKLLSILKLQPVVPVLIVEDAKSAVGLAKALVAGGLRAIEITMRTPAALDAVKAVAQEVEGANVGAGTILNARDWDAAVKAGSTFIVSPGVTDGVLAAAKDSPVPLLPGSATASEVMKLRENGYDVMKFFPAEQAGGAPMLKALSSPLAGTMFCPTGGISLKNAKDYLSLPNVICVGGSWVAPKELVAAGDWAGITKLASEAFALKA, from the coding sequence ATGGTGAGCAAGACCGAGAAGCTGCTGTCGATCCTTAAGTTGCAACCGGTTGTGCCGGTGCTGATCGTCGAGGACGCCAAGTCGGCTGTGGGCCTTGCCAAGGCACTGGTCGCCGGTGGCCTCAGGGCAATCGAAATCACGATGCGCACGCCGGCAGCACTCGATGCCGTCAAGGCCGTCGCCCAGGAAGTCGAAGGCGCCAATGTCGGTGCCGGTACCATTCTCAACGCACGCGATTGGGATGCCGCCGTCAAGGCTGGCTCGACCTTCATCGTATCGCCCGGCGTGACCGATGGCGTGCTTGCCGCCGCCAAGGATTCTCCGGTTCCGCTTCTGCCCGGTTCGGCCACGGCCAGCGAAGTGATGAAGCTTCGCGAAAACGGTTACGACGTGATGAAGTTCTTCCCGGCCGAGCAGGCTGGTGGCGCGCCGATGCTGAAGGCTCTTTCGTCGCCGCTCGCCGGCACGATGTTCTGCCCGACCGGCGGCATCTCGCTCAAAAACGCCAAGGACTACCTGTCGCTGCCGAACGTCATCTGCGTCGGCGGTTCCTGGGTTGCCCCGAAGGAACTGGTGGCTGCAGGCGACTGGGCCGGCATTACCAAGCTTGCTTCCGAAGCCTTTGCGCTGAAGGCCTGA
- a CDS encoding EAL domain-containing protein translates to MLGVFAVVVFLVTIFILTAVNRIADHANNLDEQRSRATTVGALRTFQQQLQATLNDYAAWDDAATYVYAPDGKDWIVSNFGDMTVNSDLFDVAILLDAKRNVLMAYQDGHPVDWTPDNYFDSSLWTLFDDARSAGPEREPESAGFTATSDGITATGVALVRQKSGSIDQPPDKRRYLVFARHLDGKKVAALGQTYVIGGLHFVSNGEYLPNAVDIVNVHGKRLAQLGWMPRMPGDVSYLQVRPLVYSAVAMVGLFFLLLLVTGTNALNRLRSDEAAARRLAMTDRLSGLLNRTGFFVSLDGLVDEAKRSQQSVVLLYLDLDGFKEVNDAYGHGTGDTLIRSVAAGLKMLVSDDAILARVGGDEFAIAMPSAEPDDMATVLCERVLGFLAEPFVIGERVAVIGASIGIAISPQGAVDGAELVRRADMAMYRAKETGRRRFEHYVPGMDAEREERHQLEIDLRGAIEREELTVVYQPVMSAKDGRIAGVEALARWNRKGHGPVSPDIFIPIAETSGLIDQLGLFVLQCACETVKRWPGLRLSVNVSPGQFRDPAFPQHVKAVLRRTAADPAEITLEMTEGYFIQNAERAKTSMTELRRLGVHIALDDFGAGFSSIGYLRQFGFDRMKIDKSLVHALDQGQSAADLLQATVAMARALDIPVTAEGVETDAQALQLRLAGCDQLQGYLFGRPMTVDDMDGLYQRGERRAIFALT, encoded by the coding sequence ATGCTCGGCGTCTTCGCCGTTGTCGTTTTTCTGGTGACGATCTTCATCCTGACGGCAGTGAACCGGATCGCCGACCACGCCAACAACCTCGACGAGCAGCGCTCGCGCGCGACGACAGTTGGCGCCCTGCGCACATTCCAGCAGCAGCTGCAGGCGACGCTCAACGATTATGCCGCCTGGGACGACGCGGCCACCTATGTCTACGCGCCGGATGGCAAGGACTGGATCGTCAGCAATTTCGGCGACATGACGGTCAATAGCGACCTGTTCGATGTGGCGATCCTGCTCGATGCAAAGCGCAATGTCCTGATGGCCTATCAGGATGGTCACCCGGTCGATTGGACCCCGGACAATTATTTCGACAGTTCACTCTGGACGCTGTTCGACGATGCGCGGTCCGCCGGACCGGAAAGGGAGCCCGAGTCAGCCGGCTTCACGGCGACCAGCGACGGTATCACGGCGACAGGCGTCGCACTGGTGCGGCAGAAATCAGGGTCGATCGACCAGCCACCGGACAAGCGGCGCTATCTCGTCTTTGCCCGGCATCTCGACGGCAAGAAGGTCGCGGCACTCGGCCAGACCTATGTGATCGGCGGGCTGCATTTCGTATCCAACGGCGAATACCTGCCGAATGCCGTCGATATCGTCAATGTCCATGGAAAGCGCCTGGCGCAGCTCGGCTGGATGCCGCGCATGCCGGGCGATGTCAGCTATCTTCAGGTCCGGCCTCTCGTCTATAGCGCGGTCGCGATGGTCGGCCTGTTCTTCCTGCTGCTTCTGGTGACCGGCACGAATGCGCTGAACCGGTTGCGATCGGACGAGGCGGCTGCGCGGCGTCTGGCGATGACCGACAGGCTGAGCGGATTGTTGAACCGCACCGGCTTTTTCGTCTCTCTCGACGGTCTTGTGGATGAGGCCAAGCGCAGCCAGCAGAGCGTGGTCCTTCTCTATCTCGATCTCGACGGGTTCAAGGAAGTCAACGATGCCTATGGCCATGGCACGGGCGATACGCTGATCCGCAGTGTTGCCGCCGGACTGAAGATGCTGGTGAGCGACGATGCGATCCTTGCGCGCGTCGGCGGAGACGAGTTCGCTATCGCCATGCCCTCGGCCGAACCGGATGACATGGCGACGGTGCTGTGCGAACGGGTTCTGGGGTTCCTTGCCGAGCCCTTCGTCATCGGCGAGCGGGTGGCGGTGATCGGTGCCAGTATCGGCATCGCGATTTCTCCGCAGGGCGCCGTCGACGGGGCAGAACTGGTTCGCCGCGCCGACATGGCCATGTATCGCGCCAAGGAGACAGGCCGCCGCAGGTTCGAGCATTACGTGCCGGGCATGGATGCCGAGCGCGAGGAACGCCATCAGCTTGAAATCGATCTGCGCGGTGCGATCGAGCGGGAGGAACTGACGGTCGTCTACCAGCCCGTCATGTCGGCCAAGGATGGCAGGATTGCCGGCGTCGAGGCGCTGGCGCGCTGGAACCGCAAGGGCCACGGGCCGGTATCGCCGGATATCTTCATTCCGATCGCGGAGACATCCGGGCTTATCGATCAGCTCGGGCTGTTCGTGCTGCAATGTGCCTGCGAGACGGTGAAGCGTTGGCCGGGTTTAAGGCTTTCCGTCAACGTTTCTCCCGGCCAGTTCCGTGATCCGGCCTTCCCGCAGCATGTCAAGGCGGTGTTGCGCAGGACGGCCGCCGACCCGGCCGAGATCACGCTGGAAATGACCGAGGGATATTTCATCCAGAATGCCGAAAGGGCGAAAACGTCGATGACGGAGCTTCGGCGGCTCGGCGTCCATATCGCGCTCGATGATTTCGGCGCGGGCTTTTCCAGTATCGGCTATCTGCGCCAGTTCGGTTTCGACCGGATGAAGATCGACAAGTCGCTTGTTCACGCGCTCGACCAGGGGCAGAGCGCCGCCGACCTGTTGCAGGCGACGGTGGCCATGGCGCGGGCGCTCGACATTCCGGTGACCGCAGAAGGGGTGGAGACGGATGCGCAGGCGCTGCAGCTCAGACTTGCCGGCTGCGACCAGTTGCAGGGCTATTTGTTCGGCCGGCCGATGACGGTGGACGACATGGACGGTCTCTACCAGCGTGGTGAACGACGGGCGATCTTCGCGCTGACGTGA
- a CDS encoding GNAT family protein, translating into MRDLTTYKVAAPGPVTLHGRFITLETYDRAKHLQALWDALGGANQINELIRYFPNDHYSTADEFGAWIENARDKLSFVTLVARENATGKVVGMASYMRPDPKNGVVEVGSVAHGPAMKRSPMATELHYLMAKHVFDDLDYRRYEWKCHNENEPSKVTAVRYGFTFEGVFRQHVISRGANRDTAWFSMIDGEWPVIKAAFEAWLSPENFDADGQQKRRLEDIRSEIAAS; encoded by the coding sequence ATGCGCGATCTGACGACATACAAAGTTGCGGCTCCGGGGCCCGTCACACTGCATGGGCGGTTCATCACGCTTGAAACCTACGATCGCGCCAAACATCTGCAGGCACTTTGGGATGCGCTTGGCGGTGCCAATCAGATCAACGAGCTGATCCGCTATTTTCCCAACGATCATTATTCGACGGCGGATGAATTCGGCGCCTGGATCGAGAATGCCCGCGACAAGCTGAGCTTCGTGACGCTGGTGGCGCGCGAAAACGCCACCGGCAAGGTCGTCGGCATGGCGAGCTATATGCGCCCCGACCCGAAGAACGGCGTGGTGGAAGTGGGCTCCGTGGCGCATGGCCCGGCCATGAAGCGCTCGCCGATGGCGACGGAACTGCATTACCTGATGGCGAAACACGTGTTCGACGATCTGGATTATCGGCGCTACGAGTGGAAGTGCCACAATGAGAACGAGCCGAGCAAGGTCACGGCGGTTCGCTATGGGTTCACTTTCGAAGGCGTTTTTCGCCAGCATGTGATTTCGCGCGGCGCAAATCGTGATACGGCGTGGTTCTCGATGATCGACGGTGAATGGCCGGTCATCAAGGCGGCGTTCGAAGCCTGGCTTTCGCCGGAGAATTTCGACGCGGACGGACAGCAGAAGCGCCGGCTTGAGGATATCCGTTCCGAGATCGCCGCTTCCTGA
- a CDS encoding methionine ABC transporter ATP-binding protein, with amino-acid sequence MVSFEGVTKRFGGAGGQPAFTALDGIDFSVSHGAITGIIGRSGAGKSTLIRLVNGLEKPTSGKVVVDGTEVGGLSESGLRDLRRQIGMIFQHFNLLTSRTAFDNVALPLEIAGVDRATIKAKVGPLLDLVGLGDKAGRYPSELSGGQKQRVGIARALATDPKLLLSDEATSALDPETTQSILELLKRINAELGLTVLLITHEMEVVKTIASHVAVIDRGRIVEAGSTFDVYASPKHQTTRTLLASSLALPEWLRNSIKPAPSSGDRALVRLVFFGETAFQPLTGRLVAELGSDVNILAGGIEEIGGKPFGSLVVSYSADPAVIERANRFYAETGLSTEVLGYVA; translated from the coding sequence ATGGTGTCCTTCGAGGGCGTGACCAAGCGTTTCGGCGGTGCCGGCGGCCAGCCCGCCTTCACCGCGCTCGACGGCATCGACTTTTCCGTTTCCCATGGTGCGATCACCGGCATTATCGGCCGCTCCGGCGCCGGCAAGTCGACGCTGATCCGGCTGGTCAACGGGTTGGAAAAGCCGACATCCGGCAAGGTCGTGGTCGATGGCACCGAGGTCGGCGGATTGTCCGAAAGCGGCTTGCGCGATCTTCGTCGCCAGATCGGCATGATTTTCCAGCATTTCAATCTGCTCACCTCGCGCACGGCCTTCGACAACGTGGCGCTGCCGCTGGAGATCGCCGGCGTCGATCGGGCGACGATCAAGGCCAAGGTCGGGCCGCTGCTCGATCTCGTCGGCCTCGGCGACAAGGCCGGCCGTTATCCGTCCGAACTGTCCGGTGGCCAGAAGCAGCGTGTCGGTATTGCCCGCGCGCTGGCGACCGACCCCAAGCTGCTTCTCTCCGACGAGGCGACATCGGCGCTCGACCCCGAGACCACCCAGTCGATCCTCGAACTGTTGAAGCGCATCAATGCCGAACTTGGCCTGACCGTGCTTCTCATCACCCACGAGATGGAGGTGGTGAAGACGATCGCAAGCCACGTCGCGGTCATCGACCGCGGCCGGATCGTCGAGGCGGGCAGCACGTTCGACGTCTATGCCAGCCCGAAGCATCAGACGACGCGCACCCTGCTTGCATCGTCGCTGGCGCTGCCGGAATGGCTGAGGAATTCTATCAAGCCTGCGCCATCCTCCGGCGACCGGGCGCTGGTGCGGCTGGTGTTCTTCGGTGAGACGGCCTTCCAGCCGTTGACGGGGCGCCTCGTCGCCGAGCTCGGTTCGGACGTCAATATTCTGGCCGGTGGTATCGAGGAGATCGGCGGCAAGCCGTTCGGCTCGCTGGTGGTTTCCTATTCCGCCGATCCCGCCGTGATCGAGCGGGCCAATCGTTTCTATGCCGAGACCGGCCTTTCCACGGAGGTGCTCGGCTATGTCGCCTGA
- a CDS encoding MetQ/NlpA family ABC transporter substrate-binding protein, with amino-acid sequence MKKLILAAALAVFAAGSALAEDIKVGVTPGEHAQIMEKVAEIAKTKGLNIEVVEFSDYVVPNQALADGDIQANSFQHQPYLDNQIADRKFDLVSVGKTITTPMGVYSKKVKSLDELKEGAIVAIPNDPTNGGRALLVLASKGLIKFKDGAGLKVTSADIIDNPKKIEIAEIDAAQLPRSLDDVDAAVINTNYAMEAGLNPKKDAIAIESEKSPYANVIAVRAADKDKPWVKTLVESYHDESIRKFINEQFKGALIASW; translated from the coding sequence ATGAAGAAATTGATCCTTGCCGCGGCGCTGGCAGTCTTTGCTGCCGGTTCCGCGCTTGCCGAAGACATCAAGGTTGGCGTCACGCCCGGCGAGCATGCCCAGATCATGGAAAAGGTCGCCGAGATCGCCAAGACCAAGGGCCTCAACATCGAGGTGGTCGAGTTCTCCGACTATGTGGTGCCGAACCAGGCGCTGGCAGATGGCGATATCCAGGCCAATTCCTTCCAGCACCAGCCCTATCTCGACAATCAGATCGCCGACCGCAAGTTCGATCTGGTCAGCGTCGGCAAGACGATCACCACGCCGATGGGCGTCTATTCGAAGAAGGTGAAGAGCCTCGACGAATTGAAGGAAGGTGCGATCGTCGCCATCCCGAACGATCCGACCAATGGTGGCCGCGCGCTGCTCGTCCTTGCCTCCAAGGGTCTGATCAAGTTCAAGGATGGCGCCGGCCTCAAGGTGACATCGGCCGACATCATCGACAACCCGAAGAAGATCGAGATCGCCGAGATCGACGCCGCACAGCTGCCACGCTCGCTCGACGACGTCGATGCAGCCGTGATCAACACCAACTACGCGATGGAAGCCGGTCTCAATCCGAAGAAGGACGCGATCGCCATCGAGAGCGAGAAGTCGCCCTATGCCAACGTGATCGCCGTGCGGGCTGCCGACAAGGACAAGCCCTGGGTGAAGACCCTGGTCGAGTCCTATCACGACGAAAGCATCCGCAAGTTCATCAACGAACAGTTCAAAGGCGCGCTGATCGCGTCCTGGTAA
- a CDS encoding CHAD domain-containing protein — protein MAYRLRPAEPFTAEVRAVARDQLAKAIDYLEHQPDGPHEAIHDARKRFKRVRALYRLIEPGNPDFQARENARIRDIAQSLSAVRDATALVETVHYLAGFTASPEESKALQIAHDALAARRDRIATEEHDLPARMLAAAQGCREAMAALDQLELPDAPRKTARLLGRAWRKHLRKAHSALDACNDHGNAETYHDLRKCGQTYWMHLSLLRDIWPSAMLAKQAECKTLIDLLGHEHDLSVLTAAINEQPGLFGNGDTLARLLAAIINRQQILRRKASDLAHEILAERAEVESSLIDLLWQRAAKAPAGKQRGNNRNAGSPQQESALRSAR, from the coding sequence ATGGCCTATCGTTTAAGACCGGCTGAGCCTTTTACTGCCGAGGTTCGCGCAGTGGCCCGCGATCAGCTCGCAAAGGCGATCGATTATCTCGAGCATCAGCCCGATGGACCACACGAGGCCATTCACGATGCCCGCAAGCGCTTCAAGCGTGTCCGCGCCCTCTATCGGCTGATCGAGCCTGGAAACCCTGATTTCCAAGCGCGCGAAAATGCCCGGATCCGCGATATCGCCCAGTCCCTGTCTGCCGTGCGTGATGCAACGGCGCTCGTCGAGACCGTCCACTATCTTGCCGGCTTCACTGCCTCGCCGGAGGAGAGCAAGGCACTTCAGATTGCCCATGACGCCCTTGCTGCAAGGCGGGATCGCATAGCCACGGAAGAACATGATCTGCCCGCCAGGATGTTGGCCGCCGCGCAGGGTTGCCGGGAGGCCATGGCGGCGCTCGATCAGCTTGAACTGCCCGATGCGCCACGCAAGACGGCACGGCTTCTCGGCAGGGCCTGGCGCAAGCACTTGCGCAAGGCACATTCAGCACTCGACGCCTGTAATGATCATGGCAATGCCGAAACCTATCATGACCTGCGCAAATGCGGGCAGACCTACTGGATGCACCTTTCCCTGCTGCGCGATATCTGGCCCTCCGCCATGCTCGCCAAGCAGGCCGAGTGCAAGACACTGATAGACCTGCTCGGCCATGAGCATGACCTGTCTGTCCTGACCGCAGCCATCAACGAGCAGCCCGGCCTGTTCGGCAACGGCGATACGCTCGCCCGCCTGCTTGCCGCGATCATCAACCGTCAGCAGATCCTGAGGCGAAAGGCATCCGACCTCGCCCATGAGATCCTTGCCGAACGGGCGGAAGTCGAAAGCAGCCTGATCGACCTTCTATGGCAGCGGGCCGCCAAAGCTCCCGCCGGCAAACAACGCGGCAACAACAGAAATGCCGGCAGTCCCCAGCAAGAATCCGCGTTGCGCAGTGCGCGATAG
- a CDS encoding MetQ/NlpA family ABC transporter substrate-binding protein yields the protein MKKLIIAATIAALFSASAALAETKKIGVTPGPHAQIVEKVKEVAAKKGLDLDIIEFSDYVVPNQALADGDIDINSFQHQPYLDNQVKERGLDLVSVAKSVNFPMAGYSKKIKTLAELKDGASVAIPNDPSNGARALILLADQKLITLKDGVGVKASVADITGNPKNLNIVELDAAQLPRSLDDVDLAAITTNYALAAGLNPKTDGIFQESTKAPYVGIIAVRAKDKDADWVKTFVESYHSPEVKAFIEDKFKGAITPTW from the coding sequence ATGAAAAAGCTGATCATTGCGGCGACGATCGCCGCTCTCTTCTCCGCCAGTGCGGCCTTGGCCGAGACCAAGAAGATCGGTGTAACGCCCGGTCCGCACGCGCAGATCGTCGAGAAGGTGAAGGAGGTCGCGGCCAAGAAGGGTCTCGACCTCGATATCATCGAGTTCTCCGACTATGTAGTGCCGAACCAGGCATTGGCCGATGGCGATATCGACATAAACTCGTTCCAGCACCAGCCCTATCTGGACAACCAGGTGAAGGAGCGCGGGCTCGATCTCGTCAGCGTGGCGAAATCAGTCAACTTCCCGATGGCGGGCTATTCCAAGAAGATCAAGACGCTTGCCGAGCTGAAGGACGGCGCATCGGTCGCGATCCCGAACGATCCGAGCAATGGCGCGCGTGCGCTCATCCTGCTTGCCGACCAGAAGCTGATTACGCTGAAGGACGGCGTCGGCGTGAAGGCATCGGTCGCCGATATCACCGGCAACCCGAAGAACCTCAACATCGTCGAGCTCGATGCCGCCCAGCTGCCGCGCTCGCTGGATGACGTCGATCTTGCCGCCATCACCACCAATTACGCGCTGGCCGCGGGCCTCAACCCGAAGACGGACGGGATTTTCCAGGAGAGCACCAAGGCACCCTATGTCGGCATCATTGCCGTGCGCGCCAAGGACAAGGATGCGGACTGGGTGAAGACCTTTGTCGAGAGCTATCACAGCCCGGAAGTGAAGGCCTTCATCGAAGACAAGTTCAAGGGCGCCATCACGCCCACCTGGTAA
- a CDS encoding methionine ABC transporter permease — protein MSPDMLFNLLLKALGQTLQMVAAAGIIGSLIGLPIGIFLATSGKGELFPAPVVNRIVGLIVNATRSTPFIILVVAIIPFTRLITGTSIGTYAAIVPLTIATIPFFARLVEAAIREIDKGLIEAARAMGATPAQIVVKVLLAEAGPALIAALTMTMVSLIGYSAMVGAVGGGGLGDLGIRYGYQRFMPEMMLAVVVVLIVLVQLVQSAGDALARRFDKRNRKN, from the coding sequence ATGTCGCCTGATATGCTCTTCAACCTGCTTCTCAAGGCACTTGGCCAGACGCTGCAGATGGTTGCCGCCGCTGGCATCATCGGTTCGCTGATCGGCTTGCCGATCGGGATCTTCCTGGCCACAAGCGGCAAGGGCGAGCTGTTTCCGGCACCGGTGGTCAACCGCATCGTCGGTCTGATCGTCAATGCGACGCGTTCGACGCCTTTCATCATCCTCGTCGTTGCAATCATTCCGTTCACACGACTGATCACCGGTACGTCGATCGGCACCTATGCGGCGATCGTGCCGCTGACGATCGCGACCATCCCGTTCTTCGCCCGTCTCGTCGAGGCGGCGATCCGCGAGATCGACAAGGGGCTGATCGAGGCGGCGCGCGCTATGGGGGCCACGCCGGCGCAGATCGTCGTCAAGGTGCTTCTGGCCGAAGCCGGACCGGCGCTGATTGCGGCACTGACGATGACCATGGTCAGCCTGATCGGCTATTCGGCGATGGTCGGCGCAGTCGGCGGCGGGGGGCTCGGCGATCTCGGCATTCGCTACGGCTACCAGCGCTTCATGCCGGAAATGATGCTGGCCGTCGTCGTGGTGCTGATCGTGCTGGTCCAGCTCGTGCAGAGTGCAGGGGATGCGCTCGCCCGCCGCTTCGACAAACGCAATCGCAAGAACTGA
- a CDS encoding CYTH domain-containing protein, whose product MAKEIERKYLVRNDGWRSQVSSSSSFLQAYIASGKDRSVRIRIMDEERARLTIKIGRNLFARDEFEYDIPLSDAREMSVQALGVVLEKTRHRVPFGDHVWEVDVYAGTYDGLVVAEVEIADEKDQPAIPDWIGQEITGDRRYSNVTMATEDLSEELLNGLSFKTG is encoded by the coding sequence ATGGCCAAGGAAATCGAGCGGAAATACCTGGTACGCAACGATGGCTGGCGCTCGCAGGTGTCGTCCTCCTCGAGTTTCCTGCAGGCCTACATCGCGTCGGGAAAGGATCGCTCCGTCCGTATCCGCATCATGGATGAGGAGCGGGCGCGGTTGACCATCAAGATTGGCCGAAATCTCTTTGCCCGTGACGAGTTCGAATACGACATCCCGCTCTCCGACGCGCGGGAAATGTCGGTACAGGCGCTGGGCGTCGTGCTGGAAAAAACCCGCCACCGGGTACCCTTCGGCGATCACGTCTGGGAAGTCGATGTCTACGCGGGCACCTATGACGGCCTCGTCGTTGCCGAAGTCGAAATCGCAGACGAAAAGGACCAACCCGCCATTCCCGACTGGATCGGCCAGGAGATCACCGGTGACCGGCGCTATTCCAACGTGACCATGGCCACGGAGGATCTGAGCGAGGAATTGCTGAATGGCCTATCGTTTAAGACCGGCTGA